One genomic region from Henningerozyma blattae CBS 6284 chromosome 2, complete genome encodes:
- the TBLA0B06240 gene encoding uncharacterized protein (similar to Saccharomyces cerevisiae WAR1 (YML076C); ancestral locus Anc_4.344) produces the protein MSNQPMEGDIGDSNDNDSNSTISATTTSGVDTPGNSSLTSTNTNRNGSLISISNSNSNESNATDIALLKKSLKIDSNIPNTLQLSSNPQLSSGSFNITNSITDSSATDNVTSTDLISNIGISQPFLSPTDTENTEIIIKSEYNTNPNSPLASTTSIDFINNKFNKTPISKSTNISPTKLQNFNSNLNLKKNIDHKKIHIVSNKNNNQTGNTSNLIIVKSQMDQVLSNQLSNNNSNSNSNSSSYNIHNVLVKNENLTMNVQDSGDGNNDLNDSNDNMTTDYENLNDNDNDNENENENDQDQHININKATDTIIMGLASDDIRLIMPTKMETTEKGSFKRSTFACVRCHSLKQKCLPSDFNDIYRKPCKRCLKTNRLCKFDLSKRTRKRKSKKTSSTDLRIKQTNESQCSTPTSPSHSTSIHPNPPQLQMASHLLSLAPNQKQNDPQIQVSTESQSKAQEQARIQLQVQLQQRQLQQQPSIPTGQSYMPSIYSSNTNLSTSVSNNGLPAAMINPTSNSTSQPLTTPIQQILLPQQLNSPKQSQVPQTTAQHNIQYQLQNQIPLQVQIQNQIPNQLPSQQQQIQYQNQNLIESQTSQTSTISMSQNSSNLPGLQQSLPNIWENVKSTSDENLINYNSTDSNNNITPSNNIDQNDNLKNQSNLISNPITKIINLNLQSASSNITTSPNPSVSSDTLVLPTVNRTSISYIPTASNIMPSMNSTISPGTQHSSSLKKQLQSLLAYQKGKVHDISKKLDSMCKQGNEILENTVYSPEILDPISIGIISVKEAEKRFEIYKNDLSVNGNLPFVKLSSTTTIDSLRRENPVFLSVLLWCTSVVMTTEDTTLNTNMKLGGLVMHLLTHQIFRINEKSINLIQSLLTLGLWYNFPEWSNKTRYHIFNYICCCLTKDLGPTNVNRSFAMFSEEDPLKLGRKYKTPLERHENGARLTLLTYISALNISIFLRQSIQYRWSDLTKGAISALINHKYTNDSNIDLYTQEEDRFLILLSKLNHVLEKIHIYLHQMAKAAEDEDDPEFTERHISNLIGNYKSQLDDIRSQLPDDNYRILSFYYSVEAYLYQYTLADYYKKIKFQTEVSIMPNNVLESFIRCCKCCTLSLESFIKVPIRSVASLPIFHMSRIIYTVGMLLLKLKYLSDTCLHFKHLRNYTNGVLELVNKVSKKLEETSNVYQFNNYLYRLQYVVALFAQTYANKVSATFNKNISDTVTDSTLTTSSTYKRKLKEHDKNRHKIPKSKKQQLQDRHHQKQLPQQLQQDITESNSNTLSSSKINTTDFSSKPYRYNKVIHNSDHNQNPHNQNFNDRFNTVHQSKSLSQLPIDMNGRVSDNNNNNNIINISSYTELSSMTNSVPNFIQNRNLTNPNPNDFNNVLPLYVQSNLSSSMNPSPSTSADNLNEYLTDIDSLVTGFNALNDEFWTDIFINDS, from the coding sequence ATGAGCAACCAACCCATGGAGGGAGACATAGGTGATAGTAATGACAACGATTCTAATAGTACTATATCTGCCACGACAACATCTGGTGTAGATACTCCCGGTAACAGTAGCCTCACTTCTACTAATACAAACAGGAACGGGTCCCTCATAAGCATCAgcaatagtaatagtaacGAAAGCAACGCTACCGACATTGCTCTGCtgaaaaaatctttaaaaattgatagTAACATTCCTAACACACTTCAATTGAGTTCCAACCCCCAACTTTCTAGTGGCAGTTTTAATATCACAAACAGTATTACTGATTCTTCAGCCACAGACAACGTTACTAGCACTGATTTGATATCTAATATCGGGATATCACAGCCGTTTCTTTCTCCTACAGACACTGAAAACACTGAAATAATCATCAAATCTGAATATAATACAAACCCAAATTCTCCATTGGCTTCCACTACGAGTATTGActttattaataacaaattcaataaaacaCCAATCTCGAAATCTACAAATATAAGCCCAACTAAACTTCAAAactttaattcaaatttgaacttgaaaaaaaatattgaccataaaaaaattcatatcgtttcaaataaaaacaataatcaAACCGGAAATACAAGTAATTTGATTATTGTTAAATCTCAAATGGATCAAGTACTTTCTAACCAATTAAGTAACAACAATAGTAACTCCAATTCGAATAGTTCCTCCTATAACATCCACAATGTTTTagtgaaaaatgaaaatttgaCTATGAATGTACAAGATAGTGGAGATGgaaataatgatttgaatgattctaatgataatatgACTACGGATTATGAAAACTTGAATGATAATGacaatgataatgaaaatgaaaatgaaaatgatcaAGATCAacatattaatataaataaagcGACAGATACCATCATAATGGGTCTTGCATCGGATGATATACGATTAATAATGCCAACCAAGATGGAGACTACAGAAAAGGGTAGTTTTAAAAGAAGCACGTTTGCATGTGTTAGATGCCATtcattaaaacaaaaatgtTTACCATCTGATTTTAATGACATTTATAGGAAACCTTGCAAAAGATGTTTAAAGACAAATAGGCTATGCAAATTTGACTTGTCCAAACGAACaaggaaaagaaaatcGAAAAAAACTAGTTCCACAGATTTAAGAATAAAACAGACCAATGAATCTCAATGTTCTACTCCAACTTCACCCTCTCATTCTACCTCGATACATCCTAATCCACCTCAATTGCAAATGGCATCTCATTTGTTGTCACTTGCCCCaaatcaaaaacaaaatgatCCTCAAATACAAGTATCAACAGAATCACAATCTAAGGCACAAGAACAAGCTCGTATTCAATTACAAGTACAATTACAACAAAGACAATTGCAACAACAGCCATCAATTCCTACTGGTCAATCATACATGCCATCAATCTACAGCAGCAATACTAATTTATCTACCTCCGTCTCAAATAATGGGCTGCCTGCTGCAATGATAAACCCTACAAGCAATTCAACATCTCAACCATTAACTACTCCAATccaacaaatattattaccgCAACAACTAAATTCACCAAAACAATCTCAAGTACCACAAACTACTGCACAACACAACATTCAATATCAATTGCAAAATCAAATTCCACTACAAGTACAAATACAGAATCAAATTCCAAATCAATTGCCCtctcaacaacaacaaatacagtatcaaaatcaaaatctaATTGAGTCTCAAACTTCACAAACATCCACTATCTCAATGTCCCAAAATTCAAGTAATTTGCCTGGATTACAACAAAGTTTACCAAATATTTGGGAAAATGTCAAATCGACCTctgatgaaaatttaataaattataattctaCAGATAgcaacaataatataacaccatctaataatatcgaccaaaatgataatttaaaaaatcaatcaaACTTGATTTCTAATCCAATCACGAAAATTATAAACTTGAATTTACAATCTGCCTCATCCAACATTACAACTTCTCCAAATCCCTCTGTGTCATCTGACACACTAGTATTACCTACTGTAAATAGAACATCTATATCCTATATTCCTACAGCAAGTAACATAATGCCATCTATGAATTCCACAATATCTCCAGGAACACAACATTCTTcatctttgaaaaaacaaCTACAGTCTTTATTAGCCTACCAGAAAGGTAAAGTTCAcgatatttcaaaaaaactGGATAGTATGTGTAAACAAGGgaatgaaattttagaaaatacaGTATATTCGCCAGAAATTTTGGATCCAATTTCTATTGGGATTATTTCAGTTAAAGAGGCTGAGaaaagatttgaaatttataaaaatgacTTATCTGTTAATGGCAACCTACcttttgttaaattatcaaGTACTACTACTATTGATTCCTTAAGGAGGGAAAATCCTGTATTTTTATCAGTATTGCTTTGGTGTACATCTGTTGTTATGACAACCGAGGACACGACATTAAACACAAATATGAAATTAGGAGGTCTTGTAATGCATCTCTTAACTCATCAAATTTTCagaattaatgaaaagtCAATAAATCTCATCCAGTCATTGCTAACTCTAGGGCTGTGGTATAATTTTCCTGAATGGTCCAACAAGACCAGATACCAtatctttaattatatCTGTTGTTGTCTAACAAAAGATTTGGGTCCAACAAATGTAAATCGTTCTTTTGCAATGTTTTCTGAGGAAGATCCATTAAAACTTGGACGCAAATATAAAACACCTTTAGAACGCCATGAGAATGGTGCACGTCTTACATTATTGACATATATTTCTGctctaaatatttcaatttttcttcgTCAGTCAATCCAGTATCGTTGGTCAGATTTAACTAAAGGTGCAATTAGTGCCTTAATTAATCATAAATACACAAATGATTCTAATATTGATCTATACACTCAGGAAGAAGATAGATTTTTAATTCTGCTCTCAAAATTGAATCATGTATTAGAAAAgattcatatttatttacaccAGATGGCTAAAGCTGCAGAGGATGAAGATGATCCAGAATTCACAGAACGtcatatttcaaatttaattggGAACTACAAATCACAATTAGATGATATTAGAAGTCAATTGCCAGATGATAATTACAGAATTTTATCTTTCTACTATTCTGTTGAAGCGTATTTATACCAATATACTTTAGCAGACTATTacaagaaaattaaattccAAACTGAAGTTTCTATAATGCCTAATAATGTCCTAGAATCGTTTATTAGATGCTGTAAATGTTGCACTTTATCCTTAGAATCCTTTATTAAGGTTCCAATTAGATCGGTAGCATCATTGCCAATTTTCCATATGTCTAGAATCATTTATACTGTGGGTATGCTACTgctgaaattgaaatatttgagtGATACATGCTTACATTTCAAACATTTGagaaattatacaaatGGTGTCTTAGAACTAGTAAATAAAGTCTCCAAAAAACTGGAAGAAACTTCAAATGTTtatcaatttaataattatctCTATAGACTACAATATGTTGTTGCTCTTTTTGCTCAAACCTATGCTAATAAGGTATCTGCTACTTTTAATAAGAACATCTCTGACACTGTGACTGATTCTACGCTAACAACATCATCTACTTATAAGAGAAAGTTAAAGGAACATGATAAAAACAGACATAAAATTCCTAAATCGAAAAAACAACAGCTACAAGATCGACATCATCAAAAGCAACTACCACAACAACTACAACAAGATATTACTGAAAGTAATAGCAACACTCTAAGCAGTTCAAAGATAAATACTACTGATTTTTCATCAAAACCGTATCGATATAACAAGGTAATCCATAATAGTGATCACAATCAGAATCCAcataatcaaaattttaatgatagGTTTAACACGGTTCATCAAAGCAAATCATTAAGTCAATTACCCATTGATATGAATGGTAGGGTTTCggataataacaataacaacaatattataaatatttccaGCTATACAGAGTTATCAAGTATGACAAATAGTGTACCAAATTTTATACAAAATAGAAACTTGACTAATCCAAATCCAAATGATTTCAACAATGTTCTCCCACTCTACGTCCAAAGTAATTTGTCATCTAGCATGAATCCGTCACCCTCGACATCTGCTGacaatttaaatgaatatttgaCAGATATCGATTCCTTAGTGACAGGGTTTAACGCATTAAACGATGAATTTTGGAcagatatatttatcaatgaTTCCTAA
- the FPR3 gene encoding peptidylprolyl isomerase FPR3 (similar to Saccharomyces cerevisiae FPR4 (YLR449W) and FPR3 (YML074C); ancestral locus Anc_4.342) yields MSDMLPLATYNLNVEPYTPTPAIDVTMPVTVRITMAAINPESYDKDEKPSTLRIVKRNPDFNDHDDIDDIINGDYDEEEMDSEDDVEEEEEETKPNKKNNKKEGKKAGKKSKDEKSSSESSESDLEEEEEELDDEFEEYILVTLSPKGQFQQAIDITIAPEEDIQFVVTGSYAITLSGNYVKHPFDTPVEHFGIDGDEGYDEDHDEIDPYDEDQDEDFSSAEGESDEDDELDDLEEEEVRIEEVIEEPEEKTNKKHNEKEDKKNNKRKQQVEEEKKESKKAKKVEFKKDLEEGPTKKADKKKEEPKKAKAKVLEGGVVIEDRKIGQGPKAKKSNRIGMRYIGKLKNGKVFDKNTSGKPFVFKLGHGEVIKGWDIGVQGMAVGGERRIVIPSAYAYGKQALPGIPANSELTFDVKLVSMK; encoded by the coding sequence aTGTCTGATATGTTACCATTAGCTACTTACAACTTAAATGTTGAACCATACACTCCAACACCAGCTATCGATGTAACTATGCCAGTTACTGTGCGTATCACAATGGCTGCTATTAATCCAGAATCTTATGACAAAGACGAAAAACCATCCACTTTAAGAATTGTCAAGAGAAACCCAGACTTCAACGATCATGATGACattgatgatattataAATGGTGAttatgatgaagaagaaatggACTCTGAAGATGatgttgaagaagaagaagaagaaacaaaaccaaacaagaaaaacaacaaaaagGAAGGTAAGAAAGCTGGTAAGAAGTCTAAGGATGAAAAATCTTCTTCTGAATCCTCTGAATCTGAtctagaagaagaagaagaagaattagatgatgaatttgaagaatatattttggtAACTTTATCACCAAAAGGTCAATTTCAACAAGCTATCGATATCACTATTGCTCCAGAAGAAGATATCCAATTTGTTGTTACTGGTTCATATGCTATTACTTTGAGCGGTAATTACGTGAAACATCCATTTGATACTCCAGTTGAACATTTCGGTATTGATGGTGATGAAGGTTATGATGAAGATCATGATGAAATCGATCCTTACGACGAAGATCAAGACGAAGATTTCTCTTCTGCTGAAGGTGAAtcagatgaagatgatgaattagatgaccttgaagaagaagaagttcGTATTGAAGAAGTTATTGAAGAACCGGAAGAAAAAACTAACAAGAAACATAACGAGAAGGAAGATAAGAAGAATAATAAGAGAAAACAACAAGtggaagaagaaaaaaaagaaagtaaGAAAGCCAAAAAAGTTGAATTCaaaaaagatttagaagaaGGCCCTACTAAGAAAGCTGATAAGAAAAAGGAAGAACCTAAAAAGGCAAAGGCTAAAGTTTTAGAAGGTGGCGTTGTTATTGAAGACCGTAAGATTGGTCAAGGCCCAAAAGCTAAGAAGAGTAATAGAATTGGTATGAGATACATTGGTAAGTTGAAGAACGGTAAGGTCTTTGACAAGAACACCAGTGGTAAACCATTTGTTTTCAAATTAGGTCATGGTGAAGTCATCAAAGGTTGGGACATTGGTGTTCAAGGTATGGCTGTCGGTGGTGAACGTAGAATTGTCATTCCATCTGCCTATGCTTACGGTAAACAAGCTTTACCAGGTATTCCAGCTAATTCCGAATTAACCTTTGATGTTAAATTGGTATCTATGAAATAA
- the TBLA0B06260 gene encoding uncharacterized protein — translation MYELDDNYENTPSEDVEGSLNSSEINVMDSDDVKSELSNTIFDSKRRKKDRKKKNGINRETKEKINIFLTELDKAEEQSAKRDLTGQKARSRSKSRSRSRTRLRSRSKSRSKSKSRSRSKSRSRSKSRTRNKPQDENPKPTSVWGTQRENRFTPNNSTTNSTPTLDARPRSRSRSWSRTRSRSRSQSRSRSQTRNTIGSLISEMQRDVANLNITPSEDIDGISIPHTNFDLTPNIYSQLPKPLTISKVARRLDYGTKGTQVDILTNQILLSLGEEAIPSDTKKNIDIWWKDSSIYIYHVSFISSQKNTTFSRPSARVNAELSTAKRGELIEALIEEDKTLKKYKGSIAFNGTDSIYSQIPLEEFTLFDECWEIKARNRRYQDTKKYDDLQSIENLASQVSLKFTGKVSLSDIYKGTFNTDPDFQENKMSENSKTVLMGLLGAKILNSTSDPIFQLAGNKFFIYNKLSKTEPFQGGGYLMQGFTVQLRYAYGCVLLNTINTIAPFYKHSKYLPGHPNFEHQNNEAYTLMDWILDYYKENSRTPRKHYTNSNQNNPTTDEINTCLSRDKNISLLLKGLKVLRYYLNYSINPDGSPKTPSARSYKKVLRISKDTANSHLFENAGKTISTAQYFLKKYKIPLKYPNVFMISLSPSVDVPAECLSIAPGQKLKGKINDERKFLEFGALKPSEKFKTISNLILPSIESSLPKIPSKNSDKKSIPYHFLKVPSRILNSPQVLYKGVSLTYVEKPFEESNPQNKLPVHQEKKGNWNLNDKIFCKPPKKLLDIIPIIISSRKTAELCPKYNEVKQVMDSFLVNAKQRGLRAIFKGKVETICSFSAPWTSNNSFRNTNSYRGRGGGGFQNESYNKVETRISEGEKALLKVFDTISSESYMFFILADGRNTEIYQRIKYLTDSKYGFLNSCLVWSKFKKKSSVYNSNISMKINLKMQGFNHTLSAPDMNLLVDKNTQLPALVLGGDVTHYPEKDQPSISALVGSIDRHYCQFPGDYMLQETIGQEMIHGIGNLVANRLTLYRLNNNGKLPEKIIYFRDGVSEDQFSQLIDIEIKGLKKAFNEYECEGLSYKYNPTLTVIAAVKRNQIRFFPIKQNARNPKGNMIAVQSLGNVMPGTVVDRSITATAHFDFFLQSHQALKGTGVPCHYWCIYNENQFTSDYLQQVAHNFCYLFGRSTTSVKVVAPVYYADLLCERAAQIFKGNYEVAKMSAVRGSIPRGILLPQANKSNHNRMYYI, via the coding sequence ATGTATGAACTTGACGATAATTATGAGAATACCCCATCAGAAGATGTAGAGGGCTCATTAAATAGTAGTGAAATAAATGTTATGGATAGCGATGATGTCAAATCAGAGTTATCTAATACAATATTTGATtctaaaagaagaaaaaaagataggaagaaaaaaaatggaataaatagagaaacaaaagaaaaaataaatatctttttaaCTGAACTTGACAAAGCCGAAGAACAGTCTGCTAAGAGAGATCTGACTGGTCAAAAAGCTAGATCGCGGTCCAAATCAAGGTCTCGATCTAGAACAAGATTGCGGTCTCGATCTAAATCAAGATCCAAGTCAAAATCTAGATCTAGATCCAAGTCAAGATCCAGATCTAAATCTAGAACCAGAAATAAACCACAAGACGAAAATCCCAAACCAACTTCTGTATGGGGAACGCAAAGGGAGAATAGGTTTACACCAAATAACTCAACTACCAATTCTACTCCAACACTAGATGCTAGACCTAGATCACGCTCTAGATCATGGTCTAGAACACGTTCAAGGTCAAGATCTCAATCCAGATCACGTTCTCAAACTAGGAATACAATTGGATCATTGATAAGCGAAATGCAAAGAGATGTTGCTAATCTAAACATAACACCATCAGAGGACATTGATGGGATCAGTATCCCACACActaattttgatttaacaccaaatatatatagccAATTACCTAAACCATTAACCATCTCAAAAGTTGCACGAAGATTGGATTATGGAACTAAAGGGACACAAGTTGATATTCTAACAAACCAAATTTTACTTTCATTAGGAGAGGAGGCAATTCCATCAGATACCAAGAAGAATATCGATATCTGGTGGAAAGATAgttctatatatatttatcatgTAAGTTTTATTTCCTCccaaaaaaatactacTTTTAGTAGACCATCAGCTAGGGTGAATGCGGAGTTATCAACTGCAAAACGGGGTGAATTAATAGAAGCtttaattgaagaagataaaacgttgaaaaaatataaaggaAGTATTGCATTTAATGGAACGGACTCTATTTATTCTCAGATACCTCTTGAAGAATTTacattatttgatgaatgCTGGGAAATAAAAGCTAGAAATCGGAGATATCAAGATACAAAGAAATATGATGACTTACAaagtattgaaaatttagcCTCACAGgtatcattaaaatttacaGGAAAGGTTTCACTTAGTGATATTTATAAAGGAACATTTAATACTGATCCAGattttcaagaaaataaaatgtcAGAAAATAGTAAAACTGTACTGATGGGGCTTCTAGGtgcaaaaatattaaactcTACTTCAGATccaatatttcaattagctggaaataaattttttatatataataaattatcaaaaacaGAACCTTTCCAAGGCGGAGGGTACCTGATGCAAGGATTTACTGTTCAGCTTAGATATGCATATGGGTGTGTCTTATTAAATACTATTAATACCATTGCTCCTTTTTATAAGCATTCCAAATACCTACCTGGACATCCAAATTTTGAACATCAGAATAATGAAGCTTATACGCTAATGGATTGGATACTTGATTactataaagaaaattcaaGAACTCCCAGAAAACATTATACGAACAGCAACCAAAACAACCCTACAACTGATGAGATTAATACATGCTTGTCTAGAGACAAGAACATAAGTTTGTTGCTAAAAGGTTTGAAAGTACTACGATACTATTTAAACTATAGTATAAATCCAGACGGATCTCCCAAGACACCTAGTGCAAGATCATATAAAAAGGTTCTCAGAATTAGTAAGGATACAGCAAATTCtcatttatttgaaaatgcaGGTAAAACTATTTCAACTGCCCAATActttttgaagaaatataaaattcCATTAAAATATCCCAATGTGTTTATGATTTCACTATCACCATCAGTTGATGTTCCTGCAGAATGCTTGTCAATTGCTCCAGGACAAAAACTTAAgggaaaaataaatgatgaacgaaaatttttagaatttggAGCTTTGAAACCTTCTGAAAAGTTCAAAACCATTTCAAACCTTATTTTACCATCTATAGAATCAAGTCTCCCTAAAATTCCTTCCAAGAATTCAGACAAAAAGAGTATACCatatcattttttgaaagttccttcaagaattttaaattcaccCCAAGTATTGTATAAGGGAGTATCCTTAACATACGTAGAAAAACCATTTGAAGAAAGTAACCCACAAAATAAGTTACCTGTAcatcaagaaaaaaaaggaaattggaatttaaatgataagaTATTCTGTAAACCACCTAAAAAGCTTTTAGATATAATACCTATTATCATATCTTCAAGAAAAACAGCAGAACTTTGTCCTAAGTATAATGAAGTCAAACAAGTTATGGATTCTTTCCTAGTTAACGCAAAACAGAGGGGTCTACGTGCTATTTTCAAAGGTAAAGTTGAGACAATATGTTCTTTCAGTGCTCCATGGACAAGTAATAACTCATTTAGAAACACCAATAGCTATCGTGGGAGAGGGGGAGGGGGTTTCCAAAATGAATCATACAATAAAGTTGAAACAAGAATCTCTGAAGGTGAGAAAGCTTTATTAAAGGTGTTCGACACAATATCATCGGAGAGCTATATGTTTTTCATATTAGCTGATGGACGAAATACTGAAATATatcaaagaattaaatatttgactGATTCGAAATACGGTTTCTTAAATTCCTGTTTAGTTTGgtctaaatttaaaaagaagTCTTCAGTttataattctaatatttcaatgaaGATAAATCTTAAGATGCAAGGCTTTAATCATACTTTAAGCGCACCTGATATGAATTTATTAGTAGACAAAAACACACAGTTACCTGCACTTGTTTTGGGTGGTGATGTAACTCATTACCCAGAAAAAGACCAACCTTCTATATCTGCTCTTGTTGGATCAATTGATAGACACTATTGTCAGTTTCCCGGGGATTATATGTTGCAGGAAACAATTGGCCAAGAAATGATACATGGCATTGGAAATTTGGTTGCCAACCGATTAACTTTATACAGGTTAAACAATAATGGTAAACTGccagaaaaaataatatacttTAGAGATGGGGTGTCTGAAGACCAATTTTCTCAATTAATTGacattgaaattaaaggaTTAAAGAAAGCCtttaatgaatatgaatGTGAAGGGTTAAGCTATAAATATAACCCAACTTTAACAGTTATAGCTGCTGTAAAGCGAAATCAAATCAGATTTTTCCcaattaaacaaaatgCAAGGAATCCCAAGGGGAACATGATTGCTGTTCAATCTTTAGGTAATGTAATGCCAGGAACTGTTGTAGATAGGAGTATAACAGCCACTGCacattttgattttttcttgcAATCTCATCAAGCTCTAAAAGGGACAGGGGTTCCATGCCATTATTGGTGTATCTATAATGAAAACCAATTCACATCAGATTATTTGCAACAGGTTGCtcataatttttgttatttatttgGCAGATCCACTACCAGTGTTAAGGTTGTAGCACCAGTTTATTACGCAGATTTATTGTGTGAGAGAGCTGCACAAATTTTCAAGGGAAATTACGAAGTAGCTAAAATGTCTGCAGTTCGTGGTAGTATTCCAAGGGGAATATTATTGCCACAAGCAAATAAAAGCAACCATAATAGAATGTACTATATTTAA
- the RPL6A gene encoding 60S ribosomal protein eL6 (similar to Saccharomyces cerevisiae RPL6B (YLR448W) and RPL6A (YML073C); ancestral locus Anc_4.341) produces the protein MSAQKAPKWYPSEDAAVAKKTRKSARPQKLRASLVPGTVLILLAGRFRGKRVVYLKHMDDNTLLISGPFKVNGVPLRRVNARYVIATSTKVSVAGVNVEKFNAQYFAKEKLNKKEKKEAQMFPENTSKEVKTERVADQKAVDKALLAEIKKTPLLKQYLAASFSLKNGDKPHMLKF, from the exons ATGAGTGCCCAAAAA gCCCCAAAGTGGTATCCATCTGAAGACGCTGCTGTTGCCAAGAAGACCAGAAAGTCTGCTCGTCCACAAAAATTGAGAGCTTCTCTAGTTCCAGGTACTGTCTTGATCTTATTAGCTGGTAGATTCAGAGGTAAGAGAGTCGTCTACTTGAAGCACATGGATGACAACACTTTATTGATCTCTGGTCCATTCAAGGTTAACGGTGTCCCATTAAGAAGAGTCAATGCTCGTTACGTCATTGCCACTTCTACTAAGGTCTCTGTTGCTGGTGTTAAcgttgaaaaattcaacgCTCAATACTTTGCTaaggaaaaattaaacaagaAGGAAAAGAAGGAAGCTCAAATGTTCCCAGAAAACACCTCTAAGGAAGTTAAAACTGAAAGAGTTGCTGACCAAAAGGCTGTTGACAAAGCTTTATTAGCTGAAATCAAAAAGACCCCATTATTGAAACAATATTTGGCTGCTTCTTTCTCCTTAAAGAACGGTGACAAACCACATatgttgaaattttaa